Proteins encoded within one genomic window of Panicum virgatum strain AP13 chromosome 1N, P.virgatum_v5, whole genome shotgun sequence:
- the LOC120656249 gene encoding uncharacterized protein LOC120656249 isoform X2, with protein MLEKIGLPPKPSMRGASWVVDASHCQGCSVQFSLFTRKRCGGLFCSSCTQQRMVLRGQGDSPVRICDPCKKLEEASRYELRYGHKNRAQKATTKAASKPEDEILSEILGGDGLQTQYSHKASLDSELGRTASSASASSSSSRRTSTNFSMDANVDDSLCAEAHNYELNNTASIFTPEELRQQAVEEKKRYKTLKSEGKPEEALRAFKHGKELERQAAALELELRRSRRMATKTPNVATVGSAPTTDISEEPETKRSSAGKRVKKENDLASELRELGWSDADLRDETKTAPVSVEGELSQLLREVAPKSSDGKKTGGIDKSQVNALKRQALLLKREGRLAEAKEELKKAKILEKQLEEQEILGETEDSDDDLAAIIRNMDDDKHDDILMDDPKFPAFNFEKILGVSNDLAIDSQFDVTDDDMNDPDMAAALKSFGWSEDDDKELENQEPVSSSNQEAIKEQVLALKREAVANRRSGNVAEAMSLLKKAKLLEKDLETEEADSKVPSPEGQKTANAEDVTFAGSNARPVSAPKSKLAIQRELLALKKKALALRREGKVDESEEELKKGSILEKQLEELENSSKPPVAKETRSFASNPPYKVEPPSLNLADERFEPEVTDNDMQDPALLSVLKNMGWEDVDTDSAKTTGKPSISSHVVPQKLSKTKGQLQKELLGIKRKALALRREGKNIEAEEELEKAKVLEQQLAEIEESSSLTASQQGVSTAGHQITESKYGVQHLPSVDATVPPSSVRKVMKGDDIMPGLAYEPGTSVDTLGGSPSKPQTETTGSKQGNVAKEINSGTSSALPPPAFTDPLGFEKGSDSPSEVLDHKDPQKTHGDDTLKDEILLHKRRAVAFKREGKMTEAKEELKLAKLLEKRLEGAQQDSVDGGYESTTAVLQSNMVEQPASSSNHTDAVASAPPAQASKSTQPQKALSSRDRLKIQRESLAHKRNALKLRREGKTSEADAEFELAKELESQLEESDNQGSSSGGRSGEPNDAIVEDLLDPQIMSALKSIGWSDMDLSMQSSSSQPPKHTQSSNAQSPKKMEAKPAVAATSKPQSERSQLEEEIKAEKLKALNLKREGKQAEALEALRSSKRLEKKLASLS; from the exons AGATGTGGGGGCTTGTTCTGCAGCAGCTGCACCCAGCAGAGGATGGTTTTACGTGGACAGGGTGACTCACCTGTTAGAATTTGTGATCCTTGCAAAAAGCTTGAGGAAGCATCACGCTATGAGTTAAGATATGGACACAAAAACAGAGCTCAAAaag CTACCACAAAAGCAGCTTCAAAACCAGAGGATGAAATTCTAAGTGAAATTCTTGGAGGTGATGGATTGCAGACTCAGTATTCTCACAAAGCATCTCTGGATTCTGAACTTGGGAGAACCGCAAGCAGTGCCAGTGCCTCCAGTTCCAGTTCCAGAAGAACTTCTACTAATTTCAGTATGGATGCAAATGTAGATGATAGCCTTTGTGCTGAAGCACACAACTATGAACTCAACAACACTGCATCTATTTTTACCCCGGAGGAGTTGCGCCAACAAGCTGTTGAAGAGAAGAAAAGGTACAAAACTCTGAAATCAGAAGGTAAACCAGAGGAAGCATTGCGGGCTTTCAAGCATGGTAAAGAACTTGAGAGGCAAGCTGCAGCACTGGAATTAGAATTGAGAAGGAGCAGGAGAATGGCTACAAAAACTCCTAATGTAGCTACTGTCGGTAGTGCCCCGACGACTGATATTTCTGAAGAGCCCGAAACAAAAAGGTCTTCAGCTGGTAAAAGGGTTAAGAAAGAAAATGATCTTGCTTCTGAGCTCAGAGAACTAGGCTGGTCAGATGCAGACCTTCGTGATGAAACAAAGACAGCCCCTGTGAGTGTGGAAGGAGAGCTGTCGCAGCTTCTTAGAGAGGTGGCCCCTAAATCATCGGATGGCAAGAAAACTGGTGGTATTGATAAATCTCAGGTTAATGCTCTGAAGAGGCAAGCCTTACTGCTGAAGCGAGAGGGTAGGCTGGCTGAAGCAAAGGAAGAGCTGAAGAAGGCTAAGATTTTGGAAAAGCAACTAGAGGAACAGGAGATTCTGGGTGAAACAGAAGACTCTGATGATGATTTGGCTGCAATTATTAGGAACATGGACGATGATAAGCATGATGACATATTGATGGATGATCCAAAATTCCCTGCTTTCAACTTTGAAAAAATTCTAGGTGTCTCTAATGATCTTGCCATTGATAGCCAATTTGATGTTACAGATGATGACATGAATGATCCAGATATGGCTGCTGCCCTAAAATCATTTGGCTGGAGTGAGGATGACGACAAAGAATTGGAAAACCAGGAACCTGTTTCTTCGTCAAATCAAGAGGCAATAAAGGAGCAAGTGCTTGCTCTGAAAAGAGAGGCTGTCGCAAACAGAAGGTCTGGTAATGTTGCAGAAGCCATGTCGTTGCTTAAAAAGGCAAAGTTACTTGAAAAAGATCTGGAAACTGAAGAGGCAGACTCGAAGGTTCCTTCTCCAGAAGGACAGAAAACTGCGAATGCAGAAGATGTCACTTTTGCTGGGTCAAATGCTCGACCTGTATCAGCGCCAAAAAGTAAGCTTGCAATCCAGAGAGAACTATTGGCTCTGAAAAAGAAGGCACTAGCTTtgaggagggaagggaaggTGGATGAGTCTGAGGAAGAGCTGAAGAAAGGTAGTATTCTTGAGAAGCAGCTTGAAGAGCTTGAGAATTCTTCCAAACCACCTGTAGCCAAGGAAACCAGGAGCTTTGCATCTAACCCCCCATACAAGGTTGAACCCCCAAGTCTCAATCTTGCTGATGAAAGATTTGAACCTGAGGTTACAGACAATGACATGCAGGATCCAGCGTTGCTATCTGTGCTGAAAAATATGGGATGGGAAGATGTTGATACTGATTCTGCGAAAACAACTGGCAAACCATCAATTTCTTCACATGTGGTTCCACAGAAGTTATCGAAAACTAAGGGTCAGCTTCAGAAGGAACTGCTTGGTATAAAAAGGAAGGCTCTTGCTCTCAGACGGGAAGGGAAAAACATTGAAGCTGAGGAGGAACTTGAGAAGGCGAAGGTCTTGGAGCAGCAACTGGCTGAGATTGAAGAATCGAGTAGCTTGACTGCTAGTCAGCAAGGTGTTTCTACTGCTGGGCATCAGATTACTGAAAGTAAATATGGTGTTCAGCATCTCCCTAGTGTTGATGCAACTGTACCCCCATCTTCAGTAAGAAAAGTAATGAAGGGGGATGATATCATGCCAGGGCTTGCATATGAACCTGGTACGTCAGTGGATACTCTAGGTGGTTCTCCAAGCAAACCGCAGACTGAGACAACTGGTTCTAAACAAGGCAATGTGGCAAAAGAAATTAATAGCGGAACTTCTTCAGCCTTGCCGCCGCCAGCTTTTACTGATCCTTTGGGATTTGAAAAAGGGTCGGATTCACCTTCTGAAGTACTTGATCATAAAGATCCTCAGAAAACTCATGGAGATGATACTCTAAAAGATGAGATCTTACTTCATAAGAGAAGAGCAGTTGCctttaagagagaagggaaGATGACAGAAGCTAAAGAAGAATTGAAACTGGCAAAACTATTAGAAAAACGCCTTGAAGGTGCTCAACAAGATAGTGTGGATGGTGGTTATGAATCAACTACTGCTGTGCTACAGAGCAACATGGTCGAACAACCCGCTAGCTCCAGCAACCACACTGATGCTGTGGCATCTGCCCCTCCTGCACAAGCAAGCAAGTCGACGCAACCTCAGAAAGCATTGTCCAGCCGAGACCGTCTCAAAATCCAACGTGAATCCCTTGCTCACAAGCGCAATGCCCTGAAGTTGCGGAGAGAAGGAAAGACTTCAGAAGCAGATGCAGAATTTGAACTGGCCAAGGAGCTTGAGAGCCAACTGGAAGAGTCAGACAACCAAGGTTCAAGCTCTGGAGGCAGGTCGGGTGAACCAAATGACGCTATCGTGGAGGATCTTCTTGATCCTCAGATCATGTCCGCCTTAAAATCCATTGGGTGGAGCGACATGGATTTATCCATGCAGTCTTCTAGTTCGCAGCCTCCAAAACACACGCAGTCTTCTAACGCGCAATCTCCAAAGAAAATGGAAGCGAAGCCAGCCGTCGCAGCGACCAGCAAGCCTCAGAGTGAGAGGAGCCAGCTGGAAGAAGAGATCAAGGCCGAGAAACTGAAGGCACTCAACTTGAAGCGGGAAGGGAAGCAGGCAGAGGCCCTGGAGGCCCTTCGCTCTTCAAAGCGACTGGAGAAGAAGTTGGCCTCGCTTAGCTAA
- the LOC120656249 gene encoding uncharacterized protein LOC120656249 isoform X1: MLEKIGLPPKPSMRGASWVVDASHCQGCSVQFSLFTRKHHCQRCGGLFCSSCTQQRMVLRGQGDSPVRICDPCKKLEEASRYELRYGHKNRAQKATTKAASKPEDEILSEILGGDGLQTQYSHKASLDSELGRTASSASASSSSSRRTSTNFSMDANVDDSLCAEAHNYELNNTASIFTPEELRQQAVEEKKRYKTLKSEGKPEEALRAFKHGKELERQAAALELELRRSRRMATKTPNVATVGSAPTTDISEEPETKRSSAGKRVKKENDLASELRELGWSDADLRDETKTAPVSVEGELSQLLREVAPKSSDGKKTGGIDKSQVNALKRQALLLKREGRLAEAKEELKKAKILEKQLEEQEILGETEDSDDDLAAIIRNMDDDKHDDILMDDPKFPAFNFEKILGVSNDLAIDSQFDVTDDDMNDPDMAAALKSFGWSEDDDKELENQEPVSSSNQEAIKEQVLALKREAVANRRSGNVAEAMSLLKKAKLLEKDLETEEADSKVPSPEGQKTANAEDVTFAGSNARPVSAPKSKLAIQRELLALKKKALALRREGKVDESEEELKKGSILEKQLEELENSSKPPVAKETRSFASNPPYKVEPPSLNLADERFEPEVTDNDMQDPALLSVLKNMGWEDVDTDSAKTTGKPSISSHVVPQKLSKTKGQLQKELLGIKRKALALRREGKNIEAEEELEKAKVLEQQLAEIEESSSLTASQQGVSTAGHQITESKYGVQHLPSVDATVPPSSVRKVMKGDDIMPGLAYEPGTSVDTLGGSPSKPQTETTGSKQGNVAKEINSGTSSALPPPAFTDPLGFEKGSDSPSEVLDHKDPQKTHGDDTLKDEILLHKRRAVAFKREGKMTEAKEELKLAKLLEKRLEGAQQDSVDGGYESTTAVLQSNMVEQPASSSNHTDAVASAPPAQASKSTQPQKALSSRDRLKIQRESLAHKRNALKLRREGKTSEADAEFELAKELESQLEESDNQGSSSGGRSGEPNDAIVEDLLDPQIMSALKSIGWSDMDLSMQSSSSQPPKHTQSSNAQSPKKMEAKPAVAATSKPQSERSQLEEEIKAEKLKALNLKREGKQAEALEALRSSKRLEKKLASLS; the protein is encoded by the exons CACCATTGCCAGAGATGTGGGGGCTTGTTCTGCAGCAGCTGCACCCAGCAGAGGATGGTTTTACGTGGACAGGGTGACTCACCTGTTAGAATTTGTGATCCTTGCAAAAAGCTTGAGGAAGCATCACGCTATGAGTTAAGATATGGACACAAAAACAGAGCTCAAAaag CTACCACAAAAGCAGCTTCAAAACCAGAGGATGAAATTCTAAGTGAAATTCTTGGAGGTGATGGATTGCAGACTCAGTATTCTCACAAAGCATCTCTGGATTCTGAACTTGGGAGAACCGCAAGCAGTGCCAGTGCCTCCAGTTCCAGTTCCAGAAGAACTTCTACTAATTTCAGTATGGATGCAAATGTAGATGATAGCCTTTGTGCTGAAGCACACAACTATGAACTCAACAACACTGCATCTATTTTTACCCCGGAGGAGTTGCGCCAACAAGCTGTTGAAGAGAAGAAAAGGTACAAAACTCTGAAATCAGAAGGTAAACCAGAGGAAGCATTGCGGGCTTTCAAGCATGGTAAAGAACTTGAGAGGCAAGCTGCAGCACTGGAATTAGAATTGAGAAGGAGCAGGAGAATGGCTACAAAAACTCCTAATGTAGCTACTGTCGGTAGTGCCCCGACGACTGATATTTCTGAAGAGCCCGAAACAAAAAGGTCTTCAGCTGGTAAAAGGGTTAAGAAAGAAAATGATCTTGCTTCTGAGCTCAGAGAACTAGGCTGGTCAGATGCAGACCTTCGTGATGAAACAAAGACAGCCCCTGTGAGTGTGGAAGGAGAGCTGTCGCAGCTTCTTAGAGAGGTGGCCCCTAAATCATCGGATGGCAAGAAAACTGGTGGTATTGATAAATCTCAGGTTAATGCTCTGAAGAGGCAAGCCTTACTGCTGAAGCGAGAGGGTAGGCTGGCTGAAGCAAAGGAAGAGCTGAAGAAGGCTAAGATTTTGGAAAAGCAACTAGAGGAACAGGAGATTCTGGGTGAAACAGAAGACTCTGATGATGATTTGGCTGCAATTATTAGGAACATGGACGATGATAAGCATGATGACATATTGATGGATGATCCAAAATTCCCTGCTTTCAACTTTGAAAAAATTCTAGGTGTCTCTAATGATCTTGCCATTGATAGCCAATTTGATGTTACAGATGATGACATGAATGATCCAGATATGGCTGCTGCCCTAAAATCATTTGGCTGGAGTGAGGATGACGACAAAGAATTGGAAAACCAGGAACCTGTTTCTTCGTCAAATCAAGAGGCAATAAAGGAGCAAGTGCTTGCTCTGAAAAGAGAGGCTGTCGCAAACAGAAGGTCTGGTAATGTTGCAGAAGCCATGTCGTTGCTTAAAAAGGCAAAGTTACTTGAAAAAGATCTGGAAACTGAAGAGGCAGACTCGAAGGTTCCTTCTCCAGAAGGACAGAAAACTGCGAATGCAGAAGATGTCACTTTTGCTGGGTCAAATGCTCGACCTGTATCAGCGCCAAAAAGTAAGCTTGCAATCCAGAGAGAACTATTGGCTCTGAAAAAGAAGGCACTAGCTTtgaggagggaagggaaggTGGATGAGTCTGAGGAAGAGCTGAAGAAAGGTAGTATTCTTGAGAAGCAGCTTGAAGAGCTTGAGAATTCTTCCAAACCACCTGTAGCCAAGGAAACCAGGAGCTTTGCATCTAACCCCCCATACAAGGTTGAACCCCCAAGTCTCAATCTTGCTGATGAAAGATTTGAACCTGAGGTTACAGACAATGACATGCAGGATCCAGCGTTGCTATCTGTGCTGAAAAATATGGGATGGGAAGATGTTGATACTGATTCTGCGAAAACAACTGGCAAACCATCAATTTCTTCACATGTGGTTCCACAGAAGTTATCGAAAACTAAGGGTCAGCTTCAGAAGGAACTGCTTGGTATAAAAAGGAAGGCTCTTGCTCTCAGACGGGAAGGGAAAAACATTGAAGCTGAGGAGGAACTTGAGAAGGCGAAGGTCTTGGAGCAGCAACTGGCTGAGATTGAAGAATCGAGTAGCTTGACTGCTAGTCAGCAAGGTGTTTCTACTGCTGGGCATCAGATTACTGAAAGTAAATATGGTGTTCAGCATCTCCCTAGTGTTGATGCAACTGTACCCCCATCTTCAGTAAGAAAAGTAATGAAGGGGGATGATATCATGCCAGGGCTTGCATATGAACCTGGTACGTCAGTGGATACTCTAGGTGGTTCTCCAAGCAAACCGCAGACTGAGACAACTGGTTCTAAACAAGGCAATGTGGCAAAAGAAATTAATAGCGGAACTTCTTCAGCCTTGCCGCCGCCAGCTTTTACTGATCCTTTGGGATTTGAAAAAGGGTCGGATTCACCTTCTGAAGTACTTGATCATAAAGATCCTCAGAAAACTCATGGAGATGATACTCTAAAAGATGAGATCTTACTTCATAAGAGAAGAGCAGTTGCctttaagagagaagggaaGATGACAGAAGCTAAAGAAGAATTGAAACTGGCAAAACTATTAGAAAAACGCCTTGAAGGTGCTCAACAAGATAGTGTGGATGGTGGTTATGAATCAACTACTGCTGTGCTACAGAGCAACATGGTCGAACAACCCGCTAGCTCCAGCAACCACACTGATGCTGTGGCATCTGCCCCTCCTGCACAAGCAAGCAAGTCGACGCAACCTCAGAAAGCATTGTCCAGCCGAGACCGTCTCAAAATCCAACGTGAATCCCTTGCTCACAAGCGCAATGCCCTGAAGTTGCGGAGAGAAGGAAAGACTTCAGAAGCAGATGCAGAATTTGAACTGGCCAAGGAGCTTGAGAGCCAACTGGAAGAGTCAGACAACCAAGGTTCAAGCTCTGGAGGCAGGTCGGGTGAACCAAATGACGCTATCGTGGAGGATCTTCTTGATCCTCAGATCATGTCCGCCTTAAAATCCATTGGGTGGAGCGACATGGATTTATCCATGCAGTCTTCTAGTTCGCAGCCTCCAAAACACACGCAGTCTTCTAACGCGCAATCTCCAAAGAAAATGGAAGCGAAGCCAGCCGTCGCAGCGACCAGCAAGCCTCAGAGTGAGAGGAGCCAGCTGGAAGAAGAGATCAAGGCCGAGAAACTGAAGGCACTCAACTTGAAGCGGGAAGGGAAGCAGGCAGAGGCCCTGGAGGCCCTTCGCTCTTCAAAGCGACTGGAGAAGAAGTTGGCCTCGCTTAGCTAA